Part of the Phacochoerus africanus isolate WHEZ1 chromosome 8, ROS_Pafr_v1, whole genome shotgun sequence genome is shown below.
aaaacccgtGGGGAAGGATGCGGCTGAAGATGCTAGAATGGAAATGGATGCAGTTTCCTCGACTCTCCCCGACGCGGCCACGGCAGCCCCTCCGGCCTCCTGGCCCCTCCATCCTTACACTCGGCACCCAAACCACAAGGGGCCTCCTTCCTCTAGGTACTCACGACACGGTGCGCTCTCGATGCAGTCTTTGCACACGCTGTTGCCACCACCCAGACGCACTTCCCTCGGTCTCCCTcgtgaccgcccccccccccagcacccagcatgTCCCCAGCTGCCAGGTCTCAGCTCAGCAGTCACCTCCTCCGCCCACGCTCACGCATCTTCCTGTGTGGCCCCATCACACCCACGGTTCCCCATCAGGGCGGCCGTGCCACTCCACCTCCTGGCCAGCCTCCTATCTGTGAGTGCGGCACCTCCCGCCTCACGCTCGCTGCTGAAGGCGGCACCTTGGCTAACACGCTGAGACAGACGGATGGGCCCAGGCAGGGCCGGAGAACATGTCTGTCTCCCCAGCCAGACTGCGGCCACAGTGGAGAGCAAGGCGTGGCTGCCCAGTGGCCTTGCGTCCCCTCTTGGGTTAAGCACACACTGCTGCTCACCAAGTATTTTTTCCATGAGGAAAAGAAAGCTTTCTATCAGCTGAAGGAGCGACTCCAGTCTTGGAAGTCTGCCTCTAAGAAATGCCTCAGGCctgttcagaaagagaaatcagaaaacagTGGGAGAGCCTGGCGGAGCCTTGGTGGCTCTCCGGAACTCTGCCACCTTCCAATGCCAGGCGGTGGTGTGAAGTGCCCTGGCCTCTAACGCCTGCCACGCGGAGGGCAGCAAGAGTACTGGAGCTCCGACAGCACCAAAACGCCAAACGCCAGTCCCGCCCCAAGCCGGCCGGAACCAGAACCTGCTCTCGTCTGCGAGCCCAAGGTGTGTCCCGTGCCCGAGGAAGCGGAGCAGCCCCAGCGCCCAGCACAGGCCCACTTTACCAGGACTTGGGCTCCCCGAAGTGGAGGTAGTTGATGCTGTACAGGTCCATGTCCTCGGTGTGCCAGGCGAAGGACGTCTTCCACATGCCGAAGTACAGGTAGGGCGTGTTCACGCCCTCGATGGTGATGCCGCTCTCCTTCTCCACCAGGTCCAGGATGGTCCTGAGCCGGCCAATGTTCCACTCGTCGACGTGCTGCAAGGAAAGCACAGGCCGGGGCGCGTGAGGCTCCACACAAACGGCAGCTCGGAACCGTCCATCAAGGAGCCCCcgtgcagcagctgcagctccgatgagacccccagccccggaacttccatgcgccacaggggcagctctaaaaacatcaaaaatttctaaaaatgctgCTCACCAATGAAGCCGgaccctaaaataaatatatgaattaattAGATAAAAGCCTTCTTTCCGTTAATTACCAAAACACTACATTAATCCAAGTCATAATCTCTGACATCCCATggatttttggccacgcccacagcacgtGGACATTAtcaggacaggaatcaaacccgtgccactgcagacaccaccagatccttaacccactgtaccacaagggaactcctaccctacagctttttccttcttttttttttttccttttttggctacaccatggcatatggagttcccaggccagggatcagacctgagccacaggtgcaacctaagccagatccctaacccactgtgccccgccagggaacaaacctgcgtcccagtacTCCCATGATGCGGGAACAcagagttctttctttctttctttggccttttttagggccacacccatgcctaggagttgaatcgaagctgtagctgctggcctacgccacagccacagccaggccagatccaagccacatctgcacctacactgcagctcacagcaatgctggatccttaacccactgagcgaggccagggatcaaactcctgtcctcatgcatactagccaAGTTTATTACCACTAGGCCGCAATGGGAACGCTGagatttttgaataaaaaaacaGCTCCTTCCTTGTACCATATCTAAGACTGTTCTTTATGCCAACAGCACCATATCCTAAGCCAACGCAATTCGTTTAAAACAGCTTTTGCTAAAGAATCCTGTTTGAGGATTTGGAAAATTTAAGTAAGTTTCCCTTCTTAAACACACACCCCTTTCATTGTATTAGTCAGCTGATCTATTTTTTGCAGAAAACCACACCGCCCCCCACTGACGTCTCATTCACTGAGATCCCACCCTGCCCTTTCTAGAACTCGTTAGCTACCACCCACGGCCTATTCCAAAAGCCCTGACAAAGAGCACACATCATCCAATTCACATGTAGAGCGGGAGAAAGAAAACTCAGTCACAGGCAAAAATATCCACAATTAAGCGAGCACAGCCCATCGGCTGACGGTGGATCCTTCCTCTATCCAAGCACCCATTCCACAAACCGGCTTTCAGGTGCCCAGCACAGGCTGGGCCGAGGAAAGTGGGAGGACATTAGAAAATGGCGACAAGGCCGCGTGGCGTCTCCAGTGAGTCTCACCTTTTCATAGAGAGTGCCATTCACATCCGCACCGTAGATTGGGGGGTTAAACGTGAGATTTTTCCAGTACTTCCGTTCAAGTTCTTCAAACTCACTATAGCGTGGGGTACAGTACCTTTCAAGAGAACAACAAAAAGTTAGCTACTTATAAGGGACTAGACTCATTAGGCATTAAACAGCACCGCGTGTTCCCGGGATAGTAAGACACTTCAGATGAATAAGACACAACCTTGGCCTTCAAGTTACCCAGTAACTCTCTTAAAATCCCTCCCGAGAGTTCTGGGCCCAAGGAAGGTAATGTACACAAAGATGTTAGCCCATCTTCCTTAAGATGTACATCcctgtgagttcccatcatggcacagcggaaacaaatccgactaggaaccatgaggttgcaggttcgatccctggccttgctcagtgcgttaatgatccggcgctgccatgagctgaggtgtagggtgcagacagggtttggatcccgcgttgctgtggctctggcgtaggccggtggctacagctctgattggacccctagcctgggaacctccatatgccgtgcgtgtggccctaaaaagcaaaaagaatgatATCCTCAACCCTTTCAGGAGACTCTACTAAAACTACACCCTCCTCAAGTCAGGAGTGGCCACGCCACCCAGGGAGAAAATAGGCTTATAAACCTGTGCAAACCAAGAAGTGCAAATCCCTATGTACACACAGACAACCACGAGCCCATGACACGTGGCGAGCGGAGGCCCTGGAGCTGTGTTTACCTCCCTGCACTCAAAGGAAGGGGCTCCGAAAGAGTTCACTTGTGTGTCTCTGACACTGCCCCAGCATCCTAAGCAGTGGCTAACATTGGGCAAACAATTGTGCCTGCaatcaaaatgttttaataaaaatataaaatagaactaaaaacataaaaacaggcTTTAGTTCATCAGATGTTCATTTAATGAAACtcacatgtgtatacatacacacacacaaacacacataaagccattaaaaatatctactctcggagttcccgtcgtggcgcagtggttaacgaatccgactaggaaccatgaggttgcgggttcggcccctgcccttgctccgtgggttaacgatccggcgttgccgtgagctgtggtgtaggttgcagacgcggctcggatcccgagttgctgtggctctggcgtaggccggtggctacagctccgattcaacccctagcctgggaacctccacatgccgcgggagcggccgaagaaatagcaacaacaacaacagcaaaaaaaaaaaaaaaaaagacaaaaaaaatatatacatctaCTCTCTTTTGTTGtgctttgtcttttagggccacaccccatggcataaggaagtttccaaggctagggatccaagtGGAGCCaacctatttgacccctagcctaggaacttccacatgccacaggatttaaaaaaaaaagaaaaaaaaaagaggcacccCCGAGTTctctgggggctcagcaggtttaggctCTGGCATTgtactactgtggctctggttacggcTGTGGCGGCACTCGTCCCCCAGCCTGAGAACAtacatgtgccacgggtgtggcccaaaaaataaacagaggtaTCCTGAAAGAAGGTAAGACCCATGGCACAGTGATGAAAAGGGAAGGCGGCCACGAGGGCTGAGCAAGGCCTCTGATGGAAAGAACCCCAGGTAAAACAGGGCAGTGCAGAGAGTGGGGGAGGACGGCCCAGCCTCTCACCCGCAGAGCCCGGCACTCTCCTTCGCCAGCCGTTTACAGATTCTCTCCTTAGAGAGCAGGTTGGCCGGCACTAGAGACGCTGTAAGAGTGAAGCTGCCA
Proteins encoded:
- the KDM4A gene encoding lysine-specific demethylase 4A isoform X3; amino-acid sequence: MASESETLNPSARIMTFYPTVEEFRNFSRYIAYIESQGAHRAGLAKVVPPKEWKPRASYDDIDDLVIPAPIQQLVTGQSGLFTQYNIQKKAMTVREFRKIANSDKYCTPRYSEFEELERKYWKNLTFNPPIYGADVNGTLYEKHVDEWNIGRLRTILDLVEKESGITIEGVNTPYLYFGMWKTSFAWHTEDMDLYSINYLHFGEPKSWPEAFLRGRLPRLESLLQLIESFLFLMEKILGEQQCVLNPRGDARPLGSHALLSTVAAVWLGRQTCSPALPGPIRLSQRVSQGAAFSSEREAGGAALTDRRLARRWSGTAALMGNRGCDGATQEDA